In Bubalus bubalis isolate 160015118507 breed Murrah chromosome 3, NDDB_SH_1, whole genome shotgun sequence, a genomic segment contains:
- the MPP2 gene encoding MAGUK p55 subfamily member 2 isoform X2, with the protein MPVAATNSETAMQQVLDNLGSLPNATGAAELDLIFLRGIMESPIVRSLAKAHERLEETKLEAVRDNNLELVQEILRDLAQLAEQSSTAAELARILQEPHFQSLLETHDSVASKTYETPPPSPGLDPTFSNQPVPPDAVRMVGIRKTAGEHLGVTFRVEGGELVIARILHGGMVAQQGLLHVGDIIKEVNGQPVGSDPRALQELLRSASGSVILKILPSYQEPHLPRQVFVKCHFDYDPTRDSLIPCKEAGLRFSAGDLLQIVNQDDANWWQACHVEGGSAGLIPSQLLEEKRKAFVKRDLELTPTSGTLCGSLSGKKKKRMMYLTTKNAEFDRHELLIYEEVARMPPFRRKTLVLIGAQGVGRRSLKNKLIMWDPDRYGTTVPYTSRRPKDSEREGQGYSFVSRAEMEADIRAGRYLEHGEYEGNLYGTRIDSIRGVVAAGRVCVLDVNPQAVKVLRTAEFVPYVVFIEAPDFETLRAMNRAALESGVSTKQLTEADLRRTVEESSRIQRGYGHYFDLCLVNSNLERTFRELQAAMEKLRTEPQWVPVSWVY; encoded by the exons GCCCATGAGCGGCTGGAGGAGACGAAGCTGGAGGCAGTGCGGGACAACAACCTGGAGCTGGTGCAGGAAATCCTGCGGGACCTGGCGCAGCTGGCAGAGCAGAGCAGCACCGCGGCCGAGCTGGCCCGCATCCTCCAGGAGCCCCACTTCCAG TCCCTCCTGGAGACTCACGACTCTGTGGCCTCAAAGACCTATGAGACACCACCCCCTAGCCCTGGCCTGGACCCCACATTCAGCAACCAGCCTGTGCCTCCTGACGCCGTACGCATGGTGGGCATCCGCAAGACAGCTGGAGAGCATCTG GGCGTGACATTCCGCGTGGAGGGTGGCGAGTTGGTGATCGCGCGCATTCTGCATGGGGGCATGGTGGCCCAACAAGGACTCCTACACGTGGGCGACATCATCAAGGAGGTGAACGGGCAGCCGGTAGGCAGCGACCCTCGTGCACTGCAGGAGCTCCTGCGCAGCGCCAGCGGCAGCGTCATCCTCAAGATCTTGCCCAGCTACCAGGAACCCCATCTGCCCCGCCAG GTATTTGTGAAATGCCATTTTGACTATGACCCAACCCGAGACAGCCTGATCCCCTGCAAGGAGGCAGGCCTGCGCTTCAGTGCTGGGGACCTGCTTCAGATTGTAAACCAGGACGATGCCAACTGGTGGCAG GCATGCCATGTGGAAGGGGGCAGTGCAGGGCTCATCCCCAGCCAGCTGCTGGAGGAGAAGCGGAAAGCCTTTGTCAAGCGGGACCTGGAACTGACACCCACCTCAG GGACCCTGTGTGGCAgcctttcaggaaagaaaaagaagcgaATGATGTATTTGACCACCAAGAATGCAG AGTTTGACCGCCATGAGCTGCTCATTTATGAGGAGGTGGCCCGCATGCCCCCCTTCCGCCGGAAAACCCTGGTGCTGATTGGGGCTCAGGGCGTGGGCCGCCGCAGCCTGAAGAACAAACTCATCATGTGGGATCCAGATCGCTACGGCACCACAGTGCCCT ACACATCCCGGAGGCCCAAGGACTCAGAACGGGAAGGCCAGGGTTACAGCTTTGTGTCCCGTGCGGAAATGGAGGCCGACATCCGTGCTGGGCGATACCTGGAACATGGTGAATACGAGGGCAACCTGTACGGCACACGTATCGACTCCATCCGGGGCGTGGTGGCTGCTGGCCGGGTGTGTGTGCTGGATGTCAACCCCCAG GCAGTGAAGGTGCTGAGAACAGCTGAGTTTGTCCCTTATGTGGTGTTCATCGAGGCCCCTGACTTTGAGACCCTGCGGGCCATGAACCGGGCGGCGCTGGAGAGCGGGGTGTCCACCAAGCAGCTCACG GAGGCGGACCTGAGGCGGACAGTGGAGGAGAGCAGCCGCATCCAGAGGGGCTACGGGCACTACTTCGACCTCTGCCTGGTCAACAGCAACCTGGAGAGGACCTTCCGTGAGCTCCAGGCCGCCATGGAGAAGCTGCGCACGGAGCCCCAGTGGGTGCCTGTCAGCTGGGTGTACTGA